One Dermacentor andersoni chromosome 6, qqDerAnde1_hic_scaffold, whole genome shotgun sequence genomic window carries:
- the LOC126521578 gene encoding uncharacterized protein, with product MPSAEAKHASGRSPHSSFAGRSTSLGRSQQTPSSPRSPKGRAHRSLPLPGASSGSSPATVKQPLCQRQCCVPSATRCQKPREAPRQFNRRPHESANPSAAVASGGGGLFSDSSLVRSSAGPRLAVTSRRRQSEPSPSRPPPPPRAPHSHPQPRLQPSAPQQQVQQVQAPRQAPPPPATAQTIQPPSQNRSGTLFAFTVAAFVLLCSGAISAYYVWYSHGEFARQRTTGLNRFAVAVQRPQAETPAEMPPPLLVAPPVPAGEQPAPPPQTETTTTSTTKREMYFGTPLGRRRALKLRPEDDTTSELASKRRRCLTRFCQERSDAVLSALNWTIDPCTDFEAFTCSRWQAPAPAEALLAEQLERELYLSLSSKLKPEVWRVEGLLEECLRSPLPQASRLQLRALLRDMGLYGWPFRADAQSRGDVWKAAALLFRHLSLTPLLGVAVAPHPRNASQPLVTLDEPDMLPDAAHALDAAFKHYTPGRYVELAERVSDFSSRLSQIVTGRRAARLSTLRSHASFAPFLALALGDLVRLQERTPLLVRCERFVRALKALLHATRNRDLLNYLGYRALVHVSPLLTEEARPLAAARMLQITGRRRYGWPRWRRCVRLAERAAPELMAYALARAAQLDRLAGLRFARDLAAAVNESLGAFAWLAEADRRNARTLLAALDVQVFYPAWIGNSTLREAYDSLFPEVTRGNVLQTYRDFTRKLTERRLAAQLGTGGVADGSSGRSGAKGGATSVLDAPLGAPWPWSALDVRAGLDADALRVYVPPALVNGSTRGGDAWLAAQLPAQGPRLTQALLEALHERAHPAARYHWSLNTSVQASIYRAPRARSDGLYSIEEQKEC from the exons ATGCCATCGGCAGAAGCCAAGCATGCCTCCGGCCGCAGTCCTCACTCAAGCTTCGCGGGACGATCAACTTCTCTGGGCAGAAGCCAGCAGACCCCTTCATCGCCGAGGTCTCCCAAGGGTCGCGCACACCGCTCTTTGCCGCTGCCCGGAGCTTCGTCGGGCTCGAGTCCAGCTACTGTCAAGCAGCCGCTATGCCAGCGTCAGTGCTGCGTGCCGAGCGCAACCCGGTGCCAAAAACCGCGCGAAGCACCGCGGCAGTTCAACCGACGGCCGCATGAGTCAGCCAATCCGTCGGCGGCCGTGGCAAGTGGCGGCGGCGGCCTTTTCAGCGACAGTTCCCTGGTGCGCAGCAGCGCCGGGCCCAGGCTGGCGGTCACATCGCGACGGCGCCAGTCCGAACCCAGCCCCAGcagaccgccgccgccgccgcgggcaCCCCATTCCCATCCTCAACCGCGCCTGCAGCCCTCggcacctcaacagcaggtgCAGCAGGTTCAGGCACCGCGACAAGCACCGCCTCCGCCGGCGACGGCTCAGACGATACAGCCTCCATCACAAAACCGCTCGGGCACGCTGTTCGCCTTCACCGTCGCCGCTTTCGTGCTGCTCTGCAGCGGCGCCATCAGCGCCTACTACGTGTGGTACAGCCACGGAGAATTCGCCCGGCAGCGCACGACGGGACTCAACAGGTTCGCCGTAGCAGTGCAGAGGCCGCAAGCGGAGACGCCGGCGGAAATGCCGCCACCGCTGCTAGTCGCACCACCGGTTCCAGCGGGCGAGCAACCGGCGCCGCCGCCGCAGACAGAGACAACCACCACGTCGACAACGAAGCGCGAAATGTACTTCGGCACACCGCTGGGTCGTCGGCGTGCGCTCAAGCTGCGGCCCGAAGACGACACGACGTCGGAGCTGGCGAGCAAGCGGCGCCGCTGTCTGACGCGCTTCTGTCAAGAGCGCAGCGACGCGGTGCTCTCGGCGCTCAACTGGACCATCGACCCGTGCACGGACTTCGAGGCGTTTACTTGCTCCAGATGGCAGGCGCCGGCACCGGCCGAGGCCCTGCTGGCCGAACAATTGGAGCGCGAGTTATACCTTTCGCTTTCGAGCAAGCTCAAGCCGGAGGTGTGGCGTGTCGAAGGACTGCTCGAGGAGTGCCTGCGCAGTCCGCTGCCGCAGGCGTCGCGGCTCCAGCTGCGAGCTCTGTTGCGCGACATGGGTCTGTACGGCTGGCCCTTTCGCGCCGATGCCCAGAGTCGTGGCGACGTGTGGAAGGCCGCCGCTCTGCTCTTCCGCCACCTGTCCCTGACGCCACTGCTGGGCGTCGCCGTGGCGCCGCACCCGCGAAACGCGTCGCAGCCGCTCGTGACGCTGGACGAGCCGGACATGCTGCCGGACGCCGCGCACGCGCTGGACGCCGCTTTCAAGCACTACACGCCGGGCCGCTACGTGGAGCTCGCCGAGCGCGTCAGCGACTTCTCGTCGCGGCTGTCGCAGATCGTGACGGGACGGCGCGCGGCGCGCCTGAGCACGCTGCGGAGCCACGCGTCGTTCGCGCCTTTCTTGGCGCTTGCGCTGGGCGACCTGGTGAGGCTGCAGGAGCGCACGCCGTTGCTGGTGCGCTGCGAGCGCTTCGTACGCGCCCTCAAGGCGCTGCTGCACGCGACGCGAAACCGGGACCTGCTCAACTACCTGGGATACCGGGCGCTCGTCCACGTCTCGCCGTTGCTCACCGAGGAGGCGCGGCCGCTGGCGGCGGCGCGAATGCTGCAGATCACGGGACGCCGCCGCTACGGCTGGCCACGCTGGCGACGCTGCGTCCGACTCGCCGAGCGCGCCGCGCCCGAGCTGATGGCGTACGCACTGGCCCGAGCCGCACAGCTGGACCGGCTGGCCGGGCTGCGGTTCGCTCGTGACCTGGCAGCGGCCGTGAACGAGTCGCTCGGCGCCTTCGCGTGGCTCGCGGAAGCGGACCGCCGCAACGCGCGCACCTTGCTCGCTGCACTGGACGTGCAG GTATTCTACCCGGCCTGGATCGGCAACTCGACGCTGCGCGAGGCCTACGACTCGCTCTTCCCCGAGGTGACGCGAGGAAACGTGCTGCAGACATACAGGGACTTCACGCGCAA GTTGACGGAACGTCGGCTGGCGGCGCAGCTCGGCACCGGGGGCGTCGCCGACGGTTCCTCCGGCAGAAGCGGCGCCAAAGGCGGTGCCACATCCGTGCTGGACGCCCCGCTGGGCGCCCCGTGGCCCTGGTCGGCGCTGGACGTGCGCGCGGGTCTGGACGCGGACGCGCTCAGGGTGTACGTGCCACCCGCGCTGGTCAACGGCAGCACACGCGGCGGAGACGCCTGGCTCGCCGCCCAGCTGCCCGCGCAGGGTCCGAGGCTGACGCAGGCGCTCCTGGAGGCTTTGCACGAACGGGCGCACCCTGCGGCGCGCTACCACTGGTCGCTCAACACCAGCGTCCAGGCCAGTATATATCGAGCGCCCCGCGCCCGCAGCGACGGTTTATACTCTATAGAAGAACAAAAGGAATGCTGA
- the LOC126521439 gene encoding uncharacterized protein isoform X1, protein MAGSIGHFGFGACIEPIAYDEDSDVHNASNDEDETFGRLVRRLNNIVCRSEVHSTGKAETRFDPTEEIHEYKDLMDLLTGDATLMPADSNILSLACAVLHNASKCTRLGLPVLLSHHRVLLEKVRGMRSGPGWLAADLGRVRCSLAQRLLAEGDPRGCQRMLAPLMRWLHRPGSRGLDWAGGRLRWLRAGDHASLRSLAYLLAAQADYALKGTCCPALLDQVRCPALGPRLAHFRALAGADERQLWTALQRWPREAPLWTLAGCRLAAEGRWRSALQLLMRAVRLEESAEASRAEQGEERGLALWNLAACLGALGLREAQGRVLSRLASRCDGPGKDSQLALAAARALDRLGMHAEAARAYGVLVQAGLHRQQPALRVDWALSLLRAGRPRASLQACGGAMGGGAPEEEGDPRLAFCRGSAMAALGDSESALEEFRKGLVLAAAAGEQGGGGDWMRSQLLVNIAVLRAPREEEASRRQLARALAICPDNVDAAYNLSLLLLASGKTEAARRIWRQHGLRGEDDGPISSSVGAAQAAWLEARLSQ, encoded by the exons ATGGCAGGATCAATAGGTCACTTCGGTTTCGGTGCATGTATTGAGCCTATAGCGTACGATGAAGATTCAGATGTGCACAACGCAAGTAATGATGAGGATGAGACTTTCGGACGCTTGGTGCGACGTCTCAACAACATCGTGTGCCGATCGGAAGTGCACTCCACGGGAAAGGCGGAGACGCGGTTTGATCCCACAGAGGAGATCCACGAGTACAAAGACTTGATGGATCTGCTTACAG GAGACGCCACACTGATGCCTGCAGACAGCAACATTCTGTCTCTAGCCTGTGCTGTATTGCACAATGCTTCAAAATGCACTCGCCTGGGACTACCTGTTCTTTTATCACATCACAGAGTACTACTTGAAAAAG TGCGCGGCATGCGGTCGGGTCCGGGCTGGCTGGCGGCCGATCTGGGCCGGGTGCGCTGTTCACTggcacagcggctgctggccgaaggggacccgcgCGGCTGTCAGCGGATGCTGGCGCCCCTGATGCGCTGGCTGCATCGCCCGGGGAGCCGGGGCCTCGACTGGGCTGG TGGTCGGCTCCGGTGGCTGCGCGCGGGTGACCACGCCTCTCTGCGCTCGCTGGCCTACCTGCTGGCGGCGCAGGCCGACTACGCGCTCAAGGGCACCTGCTGCCCCGCTCTGCTCGACCAGGTGCGCTGCCCAGCGCTCGGGCCGAGGCTCGCGCACTTCCGAG CGTTGGCCGGTGCCGACGAGAGGCAGCTGTGGACCGCCCTGCAACGCTGGCCGAGGGAAGCCCCGCTGTGGACTCTGGCAGGCTGCCGGTTGGCCGCCGAGGGACGCTGGCGCTCGGCACTGCAGCTGTTGATGCGCGCCGTGCGGCTCGAAGAGTCCGCCGAAGCATCACGCGCTGAACAGGGCGAAGAGCGGGGGCTGGCCCTCTGGAACCTGGCAGCCTGCCTGGGCGCCCTGGGACTGCGGGAGGCCCAGGGCCGCGTTCTGAGCCGCCTGGCCTCGCGCTGCGACGGCCCCGGCAAGGACTCTCAGCTGGCGCTGGCTGCGGCCAGGGCTTTGGACAGGCTCGGCATGCACGCGGAAGCGGCCAGGGCCTACGGCGTCCTGGTTCAGGCTGGTCTCCATCGGCAGCAGCCGGCGCTGCGCGTGGACTGGGCCCTGAGTCTGCTGCGCGCGGGACGGCCGCGAGCTTCGCTACAAGCGTGCGGCGGAGCCATGGGAGGCGGTGCGCCCGAGGAAGAGGGCGACCCTCGTCTCGCCTTTTGCAGGGGATCGGCGATGGCGGCGCTAGGGGACAGCGAGAGCGCGCTCGAGGAGTTCCGAAA GGGCCTTGTTTTGGCTGCTGCAGCTGGTGAGCAGG gcggcggtggcgactggatgCGCTCCCAGCTGCTGGTGAACATCGCGGTGCTCCGGGCGCCCCGAGAAGAGGAAGCCTCGCGAAGGCAGCTGGCGCGGGCTCTGGCAATCTGTCCCG ATAACGTTGACGCGGCGTACAACTTAAGCCTCCTGCTGCTCGCCTCCGGAAAGACTGAGGCTGCCCGTAGGATATGGCGTCAGCACGGCTTGCGGGGAGAAGACGACGGCCCTATCAGCAGCAGCGTGGGCGCTGCGCAGGCTGCGTGGCTCGAGGCCCGGCTTTCTCAATG A
- the LOC126521439 gene encoding uncharacterized protein isoform X2: MAGSIGHFGFGACIEPIAYDEDSDVHNASNDEDETFGRLVRRLNNIVCRSEVHSTGKAETRFDPTEEIHEYKDLMDLLTGDATLMPADSNILSLACAVLHNASKCTRLGLPVLLSHHRVLLEKVRGMRSGPGWLAADLGRVRCSLAQRLLAEGDPRGCQRMLAPLMRWLHRPGSRGLDWAGGRLRWLRAGDHASLRSLAYLLAAQADYALKGTCCPALLDQVRCPALGPRLAHFRALAGADERQLWTALQRWPREAPLWTLAGCRLAAEGRWRSALQLLMRAVRLEESAEASRAEQGEERGLALWNLAACLGALGLREAQGRVLSRLASRCDGPGKDSQLALAAARALDRLGMHAEAARAYGVLVQAGLHRQQPALRVDWALSLLRAGRPRASLQACGGAMGGGAPEEEGDPRLAFCRGSAMAALGDSESALEEFRKGLVLAAAAGEQGGGGDWMRSQLLVNIAVLRAPREEEASRRQLARALAICPDNVDAAYNLSLLLLASGKTEAARRIWRQHGLRGEDDGPISSSVGAAQAAWLEARLSQ; the protein is encoded by the exons ATGGCAGGATCAATAGGTCACTTCGGTTTCGGTGCATGTATTGAGCCTATAGCGTACGATGAAGATTCAGATGTGCACAACGCAAGTAATGATGAGGATGAGACTTTCGGACGCTTGGTGCGACGTCTCAACAACATCGTGTGCCGATCGGAAGTGCACTCCACGGGAAAGGCGGAGACGCGGTTTGATCCCACAGAGGAGATCCACGAGTACAAAGACTTGATGGATCTGCTTACAG GAGACGCCACACTGATGCCTGCAGACAGCAACATTCTGTCTCTAGCCTGTGCTGTATTGCACAATGCTTCAAAATGCACTCGCCTGGGACTACCTGTTCTTTTATCACATCACAGAGTACTACTTGAAAAAG TGCGCGGCATGCGGTCGGGTCCGGGCTGGCTGGCGGCCGATCTGGGCCGGGTGCGCTGTTCACTggcacagcggctgctggccgaaggggacccgcgCGGCTGTCAGCGGATGCTGGCGCCCCTGATGCGCTGGCTGCATCGCCCGGGGAGCCGGGGCCTCGACTGGGCTGG TGGTCGGCTCCGGTGGCTGCGCGCGGGTGACCACGCCTCTCTGCGCTCGCTGGCCTACCTGCTGGCGGCGCAGGCCGACTACGCGCTCAAGGGCACCTGCTGCCCCGCTCTGCTCGACCAGGTGCGCTGCCCAGCGCTCGGGCCGAGGCTCGCGCACTTCCGAG CGTTGGCCGGTGCCGACGAGAGGCAGCTGTGGACCGCCCTGCAACGCTGGCCGAGGGAAGCCCCGCTGTGGACTCTGGCAGGCTGCCGGTTGGCCGCCGAGGGACGCTGGCGCTCGGCACTGCAGCTGTTGATGCGCGCCGTGCGGCTCGAAGAGTCCGCCGAAGCATCACGCGCTGAACAGGGCGAAGAGCGGGGGCTGGCCCTCTGGAACCTGGCAGCCTGCCTGGGCGCCCTGGGACTGCGGGAGGCCCAGGGCCGCGTTCTGAGCCGCCTGGCCTCGCGCTGCGACGGCCCCGGCAAGGACTCTCAGCTGGCGCTGGCTGCGGCCAGGGCTTTGGACAGGCTCGGCATGCACGCGGAAGCGGCCAGGGCCTACGGCGTCCTGGTTCAGGCTGGTCTCCATCGGCAGCAGCCGGCGCTGCGCGTGGACTGGGCCCTGAGTCTGCTGCGCGCGGGACGGCCGCGAGCTTCGCTACAAGCGTGCGGCGGAGCCATGGGAGGCGGTGCGCCCGAGGAAGAGGGCGACCCTCGTCTCGCCTTTTGCAGGGGATCGGCGATGGCGGCGCTAGGGGACAGCGAGAGCGCGCTCGAGGAGTTCCGAAA GGGCCTTGTTTTGGCTGCTGCAGCTGGTGAGCAGG gcggcggtggcgactggatgCGCTCCCAGCTGCTGGTGAACATCGCGGTGCTCCGGGCGCCCCGAGAAGAGGAAGCCTCGCGAAGGCAGCTGGCGCGGGCTCTGGCAATCTGTCCCG ATAACGTTGACGCGGCGTACAACTTAAGCCTCCTGCTGCTCGCCTCCGGAAAGACTGAGGCTGCCCGTAGGATATGGCGTCAGCACGGCTTGCGGGGAGAAGACGACGGCCCTATCAGCAGCAGCGTGGGCGCTGCGCAGGCTGCGTGGCTCGAGGCCCGGCTTTCTCAATG a